From Epinephelus fuscoguttatus linkage group LG17, E.fuscoguttatus.final_Chr_v1:
CTGTTCAACCCTCAGCTCCTGTCGCTGGCAAAGATGGCTCATCTCACAGCGCTTTTCAAGTATGTGGACGAAAACCAGGATCTGTACGTGCAGGTAAGCTCATTCTAATAATTTCATGTAAGTGTACTCCCAATATGAGCTCCTGCTGTTACGATCAACTAATCACTGGGGGTTATTAGACTGTAGCCAAATATCGGTCTTCACTTGACCCAGTGGTGTTAACCTTGAATATTAAGCAGCATTGTAACTTATTCACTTTGAGTTAGAGATTTAGTTTTAGTGACATGTTAACTGCAGATGCTGTTAAACTTTATGGACTCCTAATGTGCTCACACATTCAATTTGAATCCACTTTACAGGTTTGAAGGAGGCTTTTAAGAAAATGTgagccttaaagggacagttcaccccaaaatgaaacatgcctactttttctcttgcctgtagtgctgtttatcagtctagattgttttggtgtgagtcactgagtgttggagatatcggccatagagatgtctgccttctctaaaAAACGATGGAACTAGATTGTACTAAACCTGTGGTAATTATAGCACAAAAACAGCTCAACAGCAGTAGAATGGTGAAATCCCTCCCTCCAAAatttggcaactcacaccaaaacaacctagattgataggtaagaggaaaaatacgtatttttgattttggggtgaactgtctttTTAAACTTCTACAACTGAGACTTGCTTTATGAAACAGAGTTTTCCTATATtatattaaaatgtatgtacatTATTCTTGTTTCCTAGCGCCTTGCAGACTGGGTTGGCGTCCAGAGTGTATCTGCTTGGCCAGAGAAGCGCGGAGAGATCAAGAAGATGATGGAGATGGCTGCCAAGGACATTGAGAGGCTGGGGGGAACAGTGGAGATGGTGGACATTGGAACACAgaaggtgtgtgtatgagtgtgctATTGCTTATTGCTTTACCTATGTTGGTTAATGTGGTTTTGTTAATGGTTTTAAGTTAGCACAACAGGCCCTTTTTGTAAACCTTAACCTTAACTAAAATgcaagctgttgtttttgtttgtgcatGGAGCTTCCCTCTGGAGAGGAGATCCCTCTGCCACCCATCGTCCTGGGTCGTTTGGGATCAGACCCAGGAAAGAAGACCGTGTGTATCTACGGCCACCTTGATGTCCAGCCTGCCAGCATTGATGATGGCTGGGATACAGAGCCTTTCACTTTGGTGGAGAAAGATGGTGAGAGCAGAACTGTTTTGGTTTCTGTTTGGCACAGATTTACCCTGAAGCTGTTTCGGTCTGATGAAGAAATGTTTGTCAGTTCAAAATAGATGTATTGGAAGTCACTGAAGCaaacaaatatgtttttaaggtgtGTAAGACGAGATGTGTTGTCAGTAACTGCAAGGTTTTTGTTTCCAGCCTTCCGTGTAATGATTACACCTCCCTCTTCTTTTGCTTGACAAACTTCCAGTGTCATATCTCACTGAAGTAAATGACTGATGTGTCTAAACTGGTAACGTAGTAttgcaaaaaaatgtatgtaaatgtctGCACGTCATTCATTCAGAGAAgtttaatcattattacttaAATGTAACATCTTGTTTAAATGCTCTTTGAGCTTTTATCAGCTTTACACTTGTGATCATATCACAGTTTGCTGCATATTTCCAAAGTCCAGCCCAGTTACCACATGTTTTAGGGTAGAGTTGTGCTCTTAATCATGTCTTATCTGCAGGCCTCACAGGTCAAGTTGAATGAGTAGTGTTGTATTTATAAAGAAGACATTCACAGACGGCTAAAGGCCTAGAGTGAAGCATTTTATTTAGTTAAGCCTATTACATGATGACAGATGTTTAGTCTTTCTAGATAAACttctttccatatttatcaATGAATCATCGTCTGCTATTCACCaacttggcagctgtctcagGTTTCCTAAATTAGTTACTTTGCATCAttaaaaaatgcacataaatGCAATGCTGTAATAGTTTTAAACTGAAGGTATATTTGTCATGTTAAACAACACAGAATGACTTAATGAAACTGTGTGTGAACCCTGTGTAACGTATCAGCACTCACACACTAGGTCAgcctcatttgctgttgtaatCCAGATAAAGCATTGCAGATTAGGTTTGTGATTTATTAGGCCTCACCATTAAACCCCATATATTGGCAGTTAATTTTTGATGACAATATGATAGGTAGACTGTCAGATATTAGgcctgtctttttttaaactgtttttctgtgtgctaCTAATACCATAACCCAAATGGTTTTGTGTACTTTCTGTTGATAGTCAGCTGACAGAAAATACCACTTCCCCCTGTCTCGTTTCAGTCTGATCAGCCCTGTTCTTGCTTACGTCATGTTTTACTATCCAGTTGTTTAGTTGCCAAGGAGTTTGACTCATTGTGCTGACAGACACTATAGGCCTGCCTTCCACTTCCCCAGGGTCAGCATCCTGCTCAGGGACGACAGGGTCAGACAGTGAGAGTAAATGGACTGGAAACACTGGATAGATGACACAGAATGTCACCAGAAACTTCTGAATAACTTTCTGATGCTGTAATCAAATAAAGATCTGTGGCTTTGAGATAAAACACTGTCTCTCTTTGCAGGGAAGCTCTATGGTAGAGGTTCTACTGATGACAAGGGTCCAGTGCTGGCCTGGTTTAACTGTATCGAGGCCTACCAGAAAATCAAGCAGGTAAAATTCCCACCACTGCTTCATCTctaatgtacagtatatttctCTGTCCTTTAATGGGTGCTGTGATTAGGAACAAAAAGTTTAAGTTAGTTCCAGAGGCAGAGTTGCGGAAACCACATCTGTAGTGTTCTGTTTTGAGCAATCGAACCTCCCCCCTTCGTGCACCCAGTAGCTCATGttgtagagcaggtgccccatgtacaaaggccatGTCTTCCAACCCaaggccctttgctgcatgtccttccccctgtctctctctccccctttcatgctacAGCTGTCCCATCACATGAAGGCAAAAGccacaaaaatatctttaaaaaaacctCTTAGAGGCTCTGGAAAATTATCACagaaattaaatacaaattGTCAGTGATCTTGGACCAGACCTCTCTTACATGACACAACTCTCATTACAGTCCAGCCGACCAGTATTGTTCATTATAGCATCACAAAGCTTCTAAATGTGAGGATAATAAGAACAAACCCACTTGGGTTTTGGTTTAGTAATGTTCTACCTCCTCATTACTTAAACATTTGGGTGCGGACAGATCACAGTTTACTGGTTGGAATGTTGCTTGGTAAATGGTAATTAAACTTAGGTGTGGTGACTTATTCTGTATGACGTCTTTATGATGTTTTCATGTCAACTTTGTATGGAATTTATACAAGGTGAATGGAATCATAATTATAGGTTAAATTCATCTCTTTTGGACATTCACAGAgaaattttcttttcagtttgaAAGCTGCTGTTTGAAAAAATTAAACCCAAATCAGTTCCATAGACAAAATAATAGATGtggctactgtgacatcacccattggtttgtggactcctgttttaaagctCAAGTTGAGACATGTATAGCTGCAGCCACGTTCCATTTGAAGCCAACAAAGCCTACAAAGTGCACCCACCACCAATACAAGACAGACCCACTGACACAACCCTGCTACAACGCCACATTGTAGTAAATAAATACGAGGCTGCTATAAATCACTTTCAAATTCATTATACATGAGGAGGTCAGTCACCTTTTTTAAGAAATGAGATGTTAAGATAAGTTTCCCACACATTCCtgtacacattcacacatggtTAGAATATCTGCCGCCACgatttgattttctatttttggagctggatcGTTCATTAGGAGCGTTGTTGGAATATACATAAAGTTTGGTTATTGCTGCACAGACAGAGTAGCAGAACGCCAGGTGCAGTGAATGTAAACCTAACCGTTTATTGCACTGTGTCTAAATGTTTGCCTCTGCAGCCGCTGCCCTTCTCATCCAGGGACCAGAGTGCAAAGGGGGCTTATTGTGGACCACTGTGTAGGTATGCTGAGCAAGTCACGTAGTTGCTTCAGCCGCTACTGTACCTACTCACttgaatttggcattttggctgttgccagtttggatttttgtcgccagaagtgaccatatttggacaagagtgTGGAGATGATTCCAATGTTTAaggctagcttggttagcacagtgcaaTTACAGCTGTGGTTAACGGTGGTAACGCTAATGCTAATAATTTTTGCTAGTGAAAAACAGGCTAAAAaccataaaacaaaatgcaatgaccaaaaaactgaacatctgactGTTTAGGGGGTCTTTCAGTACACCCAAaagctgaacaagacttttttggcgtggtagcaacttgtcaataGATGATACGGACCTGTCACCTTAAGTTGCCCTACCCTTAATTATGcccatttttaagccttaatagtGATAATATGGGATTTTGTTAAATTACCATAAAGTGTTGCTTTTGGTGTTGGAACAAGGAATGATTTTCCAAAGTGACTCTGCATCATTCTGAGAGATGAATTATCTCTGTGTTAAAGTACAGAGCTGATTTGGTAATTATATGTCGATCACTTCAGAGAAGTCAGcaggataaagtggtcaaaGGTCTCTGGATGAGATCTGTCATCATGTCTTAACAAGCCATCATTTAATGATTAAACCAAGTCATGTCACCTGCGTGCTGTTTTGAATCACCCTTTACTTTCACCTGAAATAGTAATGAATAAGTAAAAAAATGGCCCTGAGTTTCAATTTAAACTGGTCTTCCATCCTAGTGATCTTTATTGTTATACACAGTAAGGCCTGGTGATGATATTTATGGAAATTGACAGTTGTTTCTATTTTTGTCCTTATCTCTCTTTGTGCAGGAGCTTCCCATCAACATTAAATTCTGCTTCGAGGGGATGGAGGAGTCTGGATCTGAGGGCCTGGATGAACTGGTGTTTTCTCGTAAAGACACCTTCCTGAAAGACGTGGACTACGTCTGCATATCTGACAACTATTGGCTCGGCAAGACCAAACCCTGCATCACCTACGGTCTGAGAGGAATCTGCTACTTCTTTGTTGAGGTGAAGTCTGATTGTAGTGCTGTTTTAAAATTTTGGTTaaactgcaacaaaaacaaaccatgtCTTTTATTTGTGAAATTGTATTTTGCTGAAGCACATTAAAATTCTTTTTCATCTGAAGGTGCATTGCGGGGACAAGGACCTTCACTCAGGGGTGTTCGGTGGCTCTGTTCATGAAGCCATGAGTGACCTGATTGCGCTAATGGGCAAGTGATGCTGATAATATTATAATCTACAAAACCTAATTTGAGTGCAGTTTTACTGGAAAACACTGGTAATAAAATGATGTTTCTTTGACCTGCACTTGACACAGTTTTAGGAGCACTGACATATTGTATTTGTCTCTCTCTAAACAGGCTCACTCTTAGACAGGAAGGGGAAGATTTTGATTCCTGGGATGAATGATGATGTGGCCCctctgacagaggaggagaaaaagctGTATGAGaaaattgattttgatttgGACGAATACTGCAAAGATGTTGGAGTTGGACAGCTGCTGCATGACACCAAGGCAAgcattgatttctgttgttttcaCCACTCAAAGATAGAAACTCTGGATAACTGCATGGTTATCATCATAATTTAAGACGTACTGCTCTAATCTTCCTGTAGGAGAAAATCCTGATGCACCGCTGGAGGTAcccatctctttctcttcacGGTATTGAGGGAGCTTTCTCTGAAGCAGGAGCCAAAACTGTTATCCCGCGCAAGGTCATTGGCAAGTTCTCCATCCGTCTTGTCCCCGACATGGACCCCAAAGTTGTGGAAAAGCAGGTAGGACGCTGAAATATCTTCACACTGTTTTTAATGCTGTCATGCGGTGGTACTCATGTGACTAGAACACAATAAAGCTTGGTgtgtggaaaagcctctgacaGTGGAATTTAGAACTTGATGACTTTTCCAACCACTCTCACCCTCAGTAGTAGTGTGTCACAAAGATGAGTCACTTGGTTATTCTGTTTTTGGGAACAATATTGCatctacaacaaaaaaaattgcaagTAAAACAGATTATTCAGTccttatgatttaaaaaaaaaaaggcaaaaaaaagtgCTGTATCTCTTATTCTTAACAGACAATTGATGAATGATGCAGTTATCCTGCCATTGCCAAAACAAAATGGTCTCATTGAGTTGCTTAAGATAGTGTTCATGTGAGTTTGCCAAGTGCTTACCAGGGCAGAAAACAGGAAATATGTAATTAAGGTTAAGATTAAGTTGTCCTCGCAAAATCTCCTTGGTGCTTTCACTCATTTTCTTTATATCATGCTGTATTGTAGACTTATAATTCTAGGCTGTTGTTTGAGCGCCCTCTATTGGTTTTATACTATACCTTATGTGTTGGGCGAACACCTTTCACGGCTGGTATAATTTAGTCTGATTACTGTCTCTCAGACCCTGATGACAACCTAGAGTCGATATGCATTGGTGTGTTAGACTGCCTGTGCTCAAAGAATAAATGCATGAgattattttctccatgatTGTATTAATTTGGAACTTCTGGGACCTTGTTTTTTGCACCTGTCAGACCAGCCATCAGAGCCAAGCAGCGCTTCCTTCTCACATTGTAACTCATATTTATCTTTCTCATCATTAAGGTTATTGATCATCTGCAGAAGAAGTTTGCTGAACGGGAAAGCCCCAATAAACTGAACGTGTACATGGGCCACGGAGCCAAGGCCTGGGTCTCTGACTTCAACCACCCGCACTACATGGCTGGTCGGAAGGCCATGAAGACAGGTACAGAGGCTGAGTGATGCAAGACAGACTGAAATGTATATGATTAAAGGATCACTCAAAACACATAGTACTCTTTACCCCCATTGGGGTATAATTTTCATTTCCTCACATCATCTGATTGCTGTTAAAGAGAGAAGTAATGAATGAGGATGAAAAtagatttttctgtttgttacaCTCCATCCTTAATGTTgtagagggttttttttttaccttcttcACTTATATGGGCTGCACTCTCCATTTGCTAGTATTTGGTGTGGAGCCTGACCTGACCCGTGAGGGCGGAAGCATCCCCGTCACTTTGACCTTCCAGGAGGCCACAGGACGAAACGTCATGCTGCTTCCTGTTGGATCCTCTGACGACGGAGCTCACTCCCAGAACGAAAAGCTCAACAGGTATTTCAAAGTGTCACattttcatcttcttttttccttttctacaTGAATCACTCTGTTTGAGAAGAGGAACTGAAGAGTTCAAAAAGTTTCCTATAGGAGTTTAAAAGTTTGTTGCCAGAATGAGCGTCATGATGGACAAATTTGGATGTGATAATGAGGAAAAGAAATTACTGTTAAGGCCAGAGAAAAGATTCCTGTACCAATGGAAGTGCTTCTGCCTAAACATTATAATTAAAATGAGACGCAACAACTTGAATTCTTTATGCATGATTTTAATGCTTGACCCCTCTATTGCAGCATGTGATAAAGAGAACTATTCACCGATTAAACAA
This genomic window contains:
- the cndp2 gene encoding cytosolic non-specific dipeptidase codes for the protein MAHLTALFKYVDENQDLYVQRLADWVGVQSVSAWPEKRGEIKKMMEMAAKDIERLGGTVEMVDIGTQKLPSGEEIPLPPIVLGRLGSDPGKKTVCIYGHLDVQPASIDDGWDTEPFTLVEKDGKLYGRGSTDDKGPVLAWFNCIEAYQKIKQELPINIKFCFEGMEESGSEGLDELVFSRKDTFLKDVDYVCISDNYWLGKTKPCITYGLRGICYFFVEVHCGDKDLHSGVFGGSVHEAMSDLIALMGSLLDRKGKILIPGMNDDVAPLTEEEKKLYEKIDFDLDEYCKDVGVGQLLHDTKEKILMHRWRYPSLSLHGIEGAFSEAGAKTVIPRKVIGKFSIRLVPDMDPKVVEKQVIDHLQKKFAERESPNKLNVYMGHGAKAWVSDFNHPHYMAGRKAMKTVFGVEPDLTREGGSIPVTLTFQEATGRNVMLLPVGSSDDGAHSQNEKLNRTNYIQGIKMLGAYFHEVSLLE